In Desulfotignum phosphitoxidans DSM 13687, the genomic stretch AAAAGAGGCAGTTTTTCGTGGGGTTCGGCGCCTTCCAGGACATAGGAAATCATGGGGCGGCTGTACGGGGGAAACGTTTCGTCACTGACCATGACAATGGCCGCCGTGGCATCCATCTCCCGAATGGCCCTGGCAGCGTTGATCCCGGCAGTTCCATTTCCGATAATCAGGTGTTTCATGACACCTCCGCAGATTCCAGAAAAATGATATTTATCCGTAATCAGAACCCGGCTGATTTGTCAAGAAAAAAGAAAAATCGCGTGTTGCCTCAAATGGCGAGGGAAAATCGGATGGCCCGCCCGACATCCCCCATTTTGGCCGAATCAAGGGTGGTAATCAACGCGCCGATTCCCCTTGAAACCGTCTGTAAATGGTCACAATTGACAGCGCAATCCCGGGGCATACCGTCATCAACAGAAAGAAACACTTCGGACGGTATCTCCCGGATTGTGCTTGTCACAGGGGCAACGGTAACT encodes the following:
- a CDS encoding type II toxin-antitoxin system PemK/MazF family toxin encodes the protein MSPDKKRPVLILTRNSVLEYLGEVTVAPVTSTIREIPSEVFLSVDDGMPRDCAVNCDHLQTVSRGIGALITTLDSAKMGDVGRAIRFSLAI